A stretch of DNA from Bacillus sp. SM2101:
AGATTGTGGATCAATTCCTACCGTAGGTTCATCCATGATGATAATTTCTGGTTCATGTAAAAGGGCTACACCGATATTTAAACGACGCTTCATTCCACCTGAAAAATTTTTTACTAATTCCTTTTTCTTCTCTTCAAGTCCAATAATTTGAAGAACTTCTTCAACTTGTTTTTTAAGCTTTGATCCTTTTAATCTATGAACACTGCCAAAGAATTCAAGATTTTCTTTCGCGGTCAAATCAGGATATAATGCAATGTCTTGAGGGACAACTCCAAGTATTTCTCTAAGCGACTGCGGATTTTTTAACACACTAGTATTGTTTAAGCGCACATCACCACTCGTAGGTGCTATGAGTGTAGAAATCATCGAAATCGCCGTAGATTTGCCTGCTCCATTTGGCCCGAGCAGACCAATTGTTTCTCCTCGCTCTAAAAACATATTTGCTCCATCCACAGCGACGATTTGTTTGAATTTCTTCTTCAACTCTACAACTTCTAACAATATTATCGCCTCCTCTTTCTAACTAACTATTTATATCGTACAGTCTTTCACTGACATTTCACACTGTCTGACGTCACCAATTTGAATGATAAACATGACCTTAGTCACATGATTATTCAAATGCGCTAATTTTACGCCTTACTGTCCATACTCATACGTTTTCTGTCCAATTCTCTGCTTTTACTGTCCGAAGTCATGTATTTACTATCCAATTCTCCACTTTTACTATCCGTACCCTTGTATTTACTATCCAATTCTCCACTTTTACTATCCGTACCCTTGTATTTACTATCCAATTCTCCATTTTTACTATCCAATTCACTACTTTTACTATCCGTACCCTTGTATTTACTATCCAATTCTACACTTTTACTATCCGTACCCTTGTATTTACTATCCAATTCTCTACTTTTACTATCCGTACCCTTGTATTTACTATCCANNNNNNNNNNNNNNNNNNNNNNNNNNNNNNNNNNNNNNNNNNNNNNNNNNNNNNNNNNNNNNNNNNNNNNNNNNNNNNNNNNNNNNNNNNNNNNNNNNNNNNNNNNNNNNNNNNNNNNNNNNNNNNNNNNNNNNNNNNNNNNNNNNNNNNNNNNNNNNNNNNNNNNNNNNNNNNNNNNNNNNNNNNNNNNNNNNNNNNNNTACTATCCAATTCTCCATTTTTACTATCCAATTCACTACTTTTACTATCCGTACCCTTGTATTTACTATCCAATTCTCTACTTTTACTATCCGTACCCTTGTATTTACTATCCAATTCTCCACTTTTACTATCCGTACCCTTGTATTTACTATCCAATTCTCTACTGTTACTGTCCGAAGTCAAACTGTATGAAAAAAAGAGCCTTTTCGGCTCCCAACCTACGCACTAAGCTTTAATCACGTTAGATCATTGTTTTATCGCAATCCTAAATGCATTATCAAGCTTCGAAGAAACAATGTTAGGATAGTAATCCATCGCTTGTTTTGAAGATAATACAAAATAAGCGTCACTTGATCACCCACAACCTGTTGGGTGATCGCGATTAACTCTTTGCTAATACCTCTTTGTTAAAATGGTGCTGACACAGCTAAATCTGATAAGTAACAACAATAATAGTATGCAATGCCCACAAGCTCATCTCCATCCCAAGCACTCAAAACGTTGTTAAAATGTGAAAACACCTTCTCAATTCTTTCATGGTCATCATATGGTCGCTATATACTAGAACTTTGGAATACATGTGCAATGTCTTGCCGACATAATGGTACATTAATCTAGTAATTAATCACCGTACTTTTCTCATTTTTATCTTCTTAGGTAATATCATTTTTCACAGCAAAGATGGCGAGTTGTGTGCGATCCCGTAAATCAAGCTTCTGTAGTATTTGCGTAATATGATTTTTTACAGTGCCTATCGACAAGTGCAATTCCTCAGAAATTTCCTTATTTGTTTTTCCTTCGCCTACTAACTTTGTTACAGCAAGCTCACGGTTTGTTAATGGAATGTCTATTTTTCCCCGATGTCTATCTGTCAACAACCGAGGCATCACTTTTGCAGCTACTTCGTCATGTATAGTCATACCTCCGTTTAAGCTACTATGTATTGCACTAACGAGTTTCGCTGGCTCTGCTGTTTTTAGCATAAAGCCATTGGCACCATCTTTAAGTGCTTGCATTGCATATTCATCATCGTTAAACGTCGTTAATATTAATATTTTCACTTGTGGCCATCGCTGTTTAATTTGGCGAGTAGCTTCAAGACCATTCATATGGGGCATTCTTATATCCATTACAACAACGTCAACCATATGCTTCTCCAATTGTTCAATTGCCTCATGGCCATTTCCAGCTTGAGCCACTACTTGAAATTGGTCTTCTTGTTCAATCATCATGACAAGTCCCTGCCTAACAATTGCTTGGTCTTCTACTACAATAATGTTATACATATTTATATAACCTCCTTTGCATATACAGGAAATGATCCTTTAACTACAAAATGAGACTCTGTTTGATTGAAGTTTATATCCCCATTTAGCTCTTCAACACGTTTCTGCATGTTACTTAGTCCAAATCCAATAGTAAAAGATTCGGTTTTAAAAATCTTATTCGTCACTTCAAAATAAAGATCTCCAACAGCTGATTTACCAATAGTTACAAATACTTCACGAGATTGTGCATGTCGCATCGCATTTGTTAGTGCCTCTTGTATAACTCTATATAAAGTAACACTTTGTTGATTGGACAAGCTCACAGATAAAGCTCCTTGCTTCGTCGTAAAATGCACGAGTATATGACTCTCTGATTCTAACTTTCTAATTAATTGAAGCACTGACGACAGACCTGCAAATTCTTCATCTTTAAGTGTTTTAACCGCATGCCTCGTTTCTTCTAAACTTTCACGAACAAGCTTTCTCAAAATTCCATATTCCTGTCGTTTTTCTTTCATCGAAAGCATTTCGATTTGCATGAGCAATGCTGTTAATTTATGACCGACAGAATCATGAATCTCACGAGCAATTCCTGTTCTTTCTTCTAATCGAGCTGCCCGTTCATTTCGTAAACTAATACGTTTTAGATTTCGATATTCACCTAAAAGCTCTTCATACATGTCTTGTTTATAATTGGTCTCCGTCATTTTTTTATTTAACAAAATGCTCAAATAATAAAAAAATATGAGTATAACAACCAATTCAACATTTATAGCATTAGTAAAAATCACCAGCATACCCATTAAACCGGCACTAACGGCTGAAAATAGTTGATAATGCTTTTGTGATAGTAGTGAAATAGCATCTATCGTTATATACAAAAATAGTAATTTACTAAAGGTATATTCGTCTTGAATAAACAAAACACTCGAAATAAACAACATACAAAGAAGCAGAGAATAGAATATTAGCTTTTTTTTAACAATAGGAATGAAAAAGAAACAGACGAACGACAAAGCACAAACCAAAATGGATATGTACCACCTTGTTGAATAAGATACTTCTACATAGAGAAACCCTCCCCACAAAGCTGAAAAAGTAGTCAACCTTATTAAAAAGGTTTTCATATATAACACACCACCTGCATACAATTTACCTAATTATTTTCTGTATTCTTTATCCTTGTTGAACACGTTATATATTGATCATACCATTTTTTAACTTATAAAAAAATTCTAAAAATATCTTGCAAAACAGTCAAATCTATTGTAAATTTATATGCAATCAATATTTAATACATTAACTCATTCAACTTAAAATCATTAAATCAGGTGGTAAATATAGCCCACGTGATCGAAAGCTCCATCTTTTAGAGGTAGGAGTCTTAAAAACTAAGATAAATAAACAATTCATCTTATCAAGAGAGGTGGAGGGACTGGCCCTTTGAAACCTCAGCAACCAGCCGAATTTATGGTCAGGTGCTAAATCCAGCAAGCGAAATGTATATACTTTTCGCTTGGAAGATAAGGAGAGCTGATGATTAAACTCAAAGCCTTCTTATCAGAAGGCTTTTTTTATTTCTCTTTTATGGATTTAAAAGTCCTTAACGTTCTAAAACTACCACAAAACTTTACCACTTTAAACAAGTATAGAAAACCAAATGAAATGAGGAGGAATTTATATGACAAGAATAAATATCGAAACAGCATGTGCCCAGATTGGAAACAGAAGTGAAAATGTTACTGGGACGGTCAATCCACCTGTCTATTTGTCTACAGCCTATCGTCACACAGGTATAGGCGAATCTACAGGGTATGATTACATTCGAACGGGTAATCCAACACGACAAATTGTCGAACAGGCAATAACACAACTTGAGGAAGGTGATCAAGGCTTTGCTTGTAGTTCAGGTATGGCTGCGATTCAAACAGTATTAGCTCTCTTTGAGCAGGGTGATGAACTGATCGTTACACATGATTTATACGGAGGAACATATCGGCTATTTGAAGAATCTTTTCGAAAAAATGGGTTTACTTTTCACTATGCTGATTTTAGTGACATAAATGCTGTAGAAGGGTTAATAAACAGCAATACGAAAGCTTTATTTATAGAAACTCCAACAAATCCACTTATGCAAGAGGTTGATTTAAAAATTGCAGCAGAGCTTGCAAAGAAAAATGATTTATTATTAATCGTGGACAATACATTTTATACTCCACTGTTACAAAAACCTATAACTCAAGGGGCAGACATTGTCATCCATAGTGCGACAAAATACTTGGGGGGCCACAACGATGTGCTAGCAGGGTTAATTGTTTCAAAAGGAGAGGAGCTATCTGCTCAACTCGGTAATTACCATAACGCAATTGGTGCTGTATTATCACCTTTTGATTCATGGTTACTCATCCGTGGAATGAAAACTCTTCATTTACGTCTAAAACAGCATGAAGAAAATGCAAAAAAAATCGCTTCATTTTTGCAAACGCATGAAGATATTGTAGAAATCTATTATCCACAGCGTGGTGGCATGTTGTCGTTTAAAATTCGAGAAGAAAAGTGGGTTAATCCATTTTTACAAAACTTACGCCTAATCACTTTTGCTGAAAGTCTTGGTGGCGTTGAAAGCTTCATCACCTATCCAGCTACACAAACACATGCAGATATACCTGAAGAAATAAGAGTTGCAAACGGAATTTGCAATCGCTTATTAAGATTTTCAATAGGTATCGAGAATGCTGATGATCTCATAGATGACCTTATATCAGCATTAAAAGCTGCTAAGGAAGGAGTAAACACCTATGACTAATTCATTTTCTGATCAAACTAAGCTACTTCATAATAAGCATAAAGTAGATCCTCATACAGGAGCAGTAAGTGTTGCAATTCAGCATGCATCAACATTTCATCAAGATGATTTAGAGAATTTTTCAAAATATGACTATAGTCGTTCTGGTAATCCTACCCGTGAAGCTTTAGAAGAGACGATAGCAGAATTAGAAAATGGTGTGAGAGGCTTTGCTTTTTCCTCTGGAATGGCAGCCATATCAAGTGCTTTTATGCTGTTATCAAAAGGAGATCACGTCCTCATAAGTGAGGATGTGTACGGTGGAACATTTCGGGTTGTAACGGAGGTACTAACCAAATTCGGCATCGATCACACATTTGTTGACATGACGAACTTACAGGACGTTAAAAACTCTATTCAAACAAATACGAAGGTAATATATATTGAGACACCGTCAAACCCTTTACTTAAAGTGACTAATATTAGAGCGATTGTCACACTAGCTAAAAAGCAAGGTTGTCTCACATTTTTAGACAATACGTTTATGACTCCAATTTTACAGCGACCATTGGATTTAGGTATAGATATCGTTTTGCATAGTGCAACAAAATTCATATCAGGACATAGTGATGTCATCGCGGGGCTAGCCGTTGTCAAAGATGAGCAGTTAGCCACCCAACTTGCCTTTATTCAAAATGCATTCGGTGCAGTCCTTGGGGTTCAAGATGCTTGGCTCGTCTTACGAGGCATAAAAACATTGCACGTCCGCATGACACAATCTTCACAAAGCGCATTACAGCTTGCGCAATTTTTACAACAACACCCCAAAGTTGAGGAGGTTTACTACCCAGGTTTAACTGACCATGAAGGATATACCCTTCAACAAGAGCAGTCTACTAGCCCAGGTGCTGTATTATCTTTTAAATTAAAGAATGTTGAAAGTGTACGTATTCTTTCAAAATATATAAAAATACCAGTATTCGCTGTTAGCCTAGGTGCTGTTGAATCCATTTTATCTTATCCGGCAAAAATGTCGCATGCAGCTATGCCTGCTCAAGAAAGAAATAAAAGAGGAATCACTGACGGGCTTTTGCGACTATCTGTTGGTCTTGAAAATCCTCTTGATCTTATAGCAGATTTCTCACAAGCATTAGATCAACTTCCAACACAGCAGCCAGAGTATAAGGTGAGCCTATGAAACTACTAGAACGTTTAAAAAATGACATTTTAATTGCTGACGGTGCGATGGGGACCCTCCTCTATTCATACGGTGTCGACTATTGTTTTGAGGAACTTAACCTCACTCAACCAAATCGGATCCAACAAGTACATGAAGCATATATTCAAGCAGGAGCTAATGTTATCCAAACTAATACGTATGGAGCAAATCGTGTTAAATTAGCTAGATACGACCTTGAAAATAAAGTAAAAGAAATTAATAGAGCTGCAGTTCAAATAGCAAAACGTTCCATCGGGAAAAGTAACGAGCATTATATATTAGGAACTATAGGTGGAATTCGTGGCGTAAGGAAAAGTATTGCCGAACTTGAAGAAATTAAAGGGGCTTTTATCGAACAGCTTGATGCACTGTTAGAAGCAAATGTTGATGGAATCTTACTGGAAACCTATTATGACATTGAAGAACTATACACCGTACTGCAAGAAGTAAGGAAAAGAACAACAAAACCAGTCGTTGCCCAAGTGTCTATGCATGAAGTTGGCGTACTACAGGATGGTACCCCATTACATGAAGCATTTTCAAAGCTCGAGCAACTTGGAGCAAATGTGATTGGAACAAACTGCCGACTCGGTCCTTATCATACAATTAAGTCACTTGAGCAAGTTCCTTTGCCTAACAATGCATACCTTTCTGCCTACCCTAATGCAAGTTTACCAGACTTAGTTGATGGAAGACTGATTTATGAATCTGATGCTGAATATTTTGCAGAGGCAGCTATTAGCATGCGCGAGCAAGGAGTTAGATTGTTAGGTGGTTGTTGTGGAACGACACCAAAGCATATTGAGGCGATGAGGAAAGCAATAAATGGTTTAACTCCAATTGATGAAAAACGTGTAAAGGAGCGTAAACCAATTTCAGTCAGTAAGCCTACCGTTGCTGCTGAACCTCATTTACACGAAATGGTACAGTCTAGACGCACAGTCATTGTTGAGCTTGATTCACCGAAACATTTGGATACAGATACATTTTTCAAAGGTGCACAAGCACTTCAACAGGCTGGGGTTGATGTGATTACCTTAGCAGATAACTCTCTAGCAACTCCACGCATAAGTAATGTTGCAGTTGCTTCAATTTTAAAAGAAAAATATAATATACGCCCTCTCGTTCATATTACTTGTCGTGATCGAAACATCATAGGGCTTCAATCACATATTATGGGTATTCATACACTTGGTATTAATCAAGTATTGGCTGTAACTGGTGATCCGACTAAAGTTGGTAATTTTCCAGGTGCTACTTCAGTATATGATGTTTCATCATTTGAATTAATACAAATGATCAAACAATTTAATAACGGACAGTCTATCTCAGGAACGTCATTAAAATTACAGACGAACTTCGGTGTTTCAGCTGCCTTTAACCCAAATGTCCGTCATTTAGAACCAACCGTAAAAAGGCTTGAAAAGAAAATCGCATTCGGTGCTGATTCATTTATTAGTCAGCCTGTGTTTAGCCAAGAGCAAATAATCCAAATATATAAAGCGACCAAGCATTTACAAGTTCCTATCTTTCTTGGTATTATGCCGTTAACAAACTATCGTAATGCCCAATTTTTACACCATGAGGTTCCTGGTATTAAGCTTGCTGATGACATCTTACACCGTATGAAGAGCTGTGGAGACGATAGAGAAATATGCTCAGCAGAAGGTGTGAAAATTGCACAGGAGTTAATAGATACGGCTATGGAATATTTTAAAGGAATCTATTTAATTACACCATTTTTACGCTATGACATGACTGTAGCATTAACAAACTATATCCGTAAAAAAGATGGAGTAAGAGAAAGGAAGGTTCATCATGTGCTTTGAGCGTTTTCAACAAGAGATCAACAAGCGAATTTTAATAATTGATGGAGCAATGGGGACGATGCTTCAAGAAGCAAACCTAACAGCTGAAGATTTTGGAGGAGAAGAACTTGACGGCTGTAACGAACATTTAAACATCACAGCTCCTCATGTCATTGACTGGGTTCACCGATCTTATCTAGAAGCGGGGGCTGATATCATTGAAACGAACACTTTTGGAGGAACCCCCCTCGTTCTAAATGAATACCAACTCGGACATAAAGCCTATGATATAAACAAAATTGCAGCTGAAATTGCCAAAAAAGCAGCCGAGGATTTCTCAACTACTGATAAGCCTCGCTTTGTTGCTGGATCTATGGGACCAACAACAAAAACACTTTCTGTTACTGGTGGAACAACATTTTCTGAATTAGTTAATGAGTATGAAACACAAGCTAAAGGCTTAATTGATGGTGGCTGTGACCTTTTATTACTTGAAACATGTCAAGATATGCTTAATGTAAAAGCTGCTTTTTTTGGTATTAATAATGCTTTTACATTAACAAATAAAACCTTACCACTCATGGTTTCAGTTACGATAGAACCGATGGGTACAACGCTTGCTGGACAAAATATTGAAGCATTTTATTTATCTTTAGAGCACATGCAACCAGTATCCATCGGCTTAAATTGTGCGACAGGCCCTGAATTTATGACCGACCATCTACGCACATTATCACAATTATCTCAAACAGCTGTGAGCTGTTACCCTAATGCTGGTTTACCTGATGAAGAAGGTCAATATCATGAGTCTCCACAATCATTAGCAAGGAAAATAGCAGGCTTTGCTAAAAATGGTTGGCTAAACATTATTGGAGGGTGCTGTGGGACAACACCTGAACATATCCGAGCGATTGCAAAAGAGGTAGAAGGTCTTAAGCCTCGAAGTGTCCAAGAAGGTAATCATCAACACACTGTAGCTGGGATAGAACCACTTATATACGATGATTCTATGCGACCGTTATTAGTTGGAGAGCGTACAAATGTAATCGGCTCAAGAAAATTTAAAAACCTCATTGCTGATGGTAAGTTTGAAGAAGCTGCTGAAGTCGGTAGAGCACAAGTAAAAGGTGGGGCCCACGTAGTTGATATTTGTCTAGCCGATCCAGACCGCGAAGAGCTAGATGATATGGAGCAATTTATTCAAGAAGTTGTAAAAAAGGTGAAAGTACCACTTGTTATTGATTCTACAGATGAAGCAGTGATAGAAAAAGCGCTATCTTATTCACAAGGAAAGGTGATCATTAACTCAATTAACCTAGAAGATGGCGAAGAACGTTTTGAAAAGGTCGTTCCACTTATTCATCGATATGGGGCTGCTGTTGTTGTTGGAACCATTGATGAAATTGGCATGGCTGTAACGAGAGAACGGAAGCTAGAGGTCGCAAAACGTTCCTATGATCTACTAGTAAATAAATATAAACTTAAGCCAGAAAATATTATATTTGACCCTCTCGTCTTCCCTGTAGGTACAGGTGATGAGCAGTATATAGGCTCAGCGAAGGAAACTGTTGAAGGGATTAGGCTTATTAAAGAAAAATTACCACATTGTTTAACAATGCTTGGCATAAGCAACGTCTCTTTCGGATTACCTGGTGTAGGGCGTGAAATTTTAAATGCCGTTTTCCTTTATCATTGCACAGTAGCTGGTTTAGATTATGCGATTGTCAATACACAAAAGCTTGAAAGATTTGCTTCCATTCCACAAGAAGAAGTGACTCTAGCAGAGAATTTATTATTTGAAACAACAGATGACATTCTAGCTGAATTTACAGCTTTTTATCGCGGGAAAAAGAAGGAGCCGAAAAAAGCAGCCATCAATAGATCCCTTCCAGAACGACTCGCTGACTATGTGATTGAAGGTACGAAGGAAGGCTTAATACCTGACTTAGAAATCGCCTTAACTAAATATGATACACCGTTAGATATTATTAACGGACCTCTTATGGAAGGTATGGCTGAAGTCGGTCGTCTCTTCAACGACAATCAGCTGATCGTAGCGGAAGTATTACAAAGTGCAGAAGTGATGAAAGCTTCGGTTTCCTTCCTCGAGCCTTATATGGAAACAAATGATGGAGCTGGTCATGGAAAAGGGAAAGTATTATTGGCAACTGTTAAAGGTGATGTCCACGATATAGGTAAAAACCTTGTAGAAATTATTTTAAGCAATAATGGCTTTCAAGTCGTTGACCTAGGTATCAAAGTGACACCACAACAGCTGATATCAGCCATTCAACAAGAACAGCCTGATATCATCGGCTTATCAGGGTTACTCGTTAAATCAGCTCAACAAATGGTCTTAACTGCTCAAGATATGAGCCAATCAAACATATCAATTCCTATATTAGTTGGTGGGGCAGCTCTATCTCGAAAATTTACCGATCGAAAAATTGCTCCCGAATACGAAGGTCCAGTCCTATACGCGAAAGATGCGATGGATGGCCTTTCAATCGTTAACCGCCTGCAAGATGAAGACGAAAAGAATAAGATTTTATCAGATGTAGCAACGAAGAAAGA
This window harbors:
- a CDS encoding ABC transporter ATP-binding protein, with protein sequence MLEVVELKKKFKQIVAVDGANMFLERGETIGLLGPNGAGKSTAISMISTLIAPTSGDVRLNNTSVLKNPQSLREILGVVPQDIALYPDLTAKENLEFFGSVHRLKGSKLKKQVEEVLQIIGLEEKKKELVKNFSGGMKRRLNIGVALLHEPEIIIMDEPTVGIDPQSRNYILQTVKHLNQEKQMTVLYTSHYMEEVEFICDRIYIMDQGRIIASGTKDEIKNILSNEKTLEIKVERLKDDFIYSLKNHPLINKLSTENQLVTIIVAKEVNLFSELFKLAEETDTTITSVEVKVPTLEDVFLHLTGRALRN
- a CDS encoding response regulator transcription factor, giving the protein MYNIIVVEDQAIVRQGLVMMIEQEDQFQVVAQAGNGHEAIEQLEKHMVDVVVMDIRMPHMNGLEATRQIKQRWPQVKILILTTFNDDEYAMQALKDGANGFMLKTAEPAKLVSAIHSSLNGGMTIHDEVAAKVMPRLLTDRHRGKIDIPLTNRELAVTKLVGEGKTNKEISEELHLSIGTVKNHITQILQKLDLRDRTQLAIFAVKNDIT
- a CDS encoding histidine kinase, with the protein product MLFISSVLFIQDEYTFSKLLFLYITIDAISLLSQKHYQLFSAVSAGLMGMLVIFTNAINVELVVILIFFYYLSILLNKKMTETNYKQDMYEELLGEYRNLKRISLRNERAARLEERTGIAREIHDSVGHKLTALLMQIEMLSMKEKRQEYGILRKLVRESLEETRHAVKTLKDEEFAGLSSVLQLIRKLESESHILVHFTTKQGALSVSLSNQQSVTLYRVIQEALTNAMRHAQSREVFVTIGKSAVGDLYFEVTNKIFKTESFTIGFGLSNMQKRVEELNGDINFNQTESHFVVKGSFPVYAKEVI
- a CDS encoding methionine biosynthesis PLP-dependent protein, with product MTRINIETACAQIGNRSENVTGTVNPPVYLSTAYRHTGIGESTGYDYIRTGNPTRQIVEQAITQLEEGDQGFACSSGMAAIQTVLALFEQGDELIVTHDLYGGTYRLFEESFRKNGFTFHYADFSDINAVEGLINSNTKALFIETPTNPLMQEVDLKIAAELAKKNDLLLIVDNTFYTPLLQKPITQGADIVIHSATKYLGGHNDVLAGLIVSKGEELSAQLGNYHNAIGAVLSPFDSWLLIRGMKTLHLRLKQHEENAKKIASFLQTHEDIVEIYYPQRGGMLSFKIREEKWVNPFLQNLRLITFAESLGGVESFITYPATQTHADIPEEIRVANGICNRLLRFSIGIENADDLIDDLISALKAAKEGVNTYD
- the metC gene encoding cystathionine beta-lyase encodes the protein MTNSFSDQTKLLHNKHKVDPHTGAVSVAIQHASTFHQDDLENFSKYDYSRSGNPTREALEETIAELENGVRGFAFSSGMAAISSAFMLLSKGDHVLISEDVYGGTFRVVTEVLTKFGIDHTFVDMTNLQDVKNSIQTNTKVIYIETPSNPLLKVTNIRAIVTLAKKQGCLTFLDNTFMTPILQRPLDLGIDIVLHSATKFISGHSDVIAGLAVVKDEQLATQLAFIQNAFGAVLGVQDAWLVLRGIKTLHVRMTQSSQSALQLAQFLQQHPKVEEVYYPGLTDHEGYTLQQEQSTSPGAVLSFKLKNVESVRILSKYIKIPVFAVSLGAVESILSYPAKMSHAAMPAQERNKRGITDGLLRLSVGLENPLDLIADFSQALDQLPTQQPEYKVSL
- a CDS encoding bifunctional homocysteine S-methyltransferase/methylenetetrahydrofolate reductase, which translates into the protein MKLLERLKNDILIADGAMGTLLYSYGVDYCFEELNLTQPNRIQQVHEAYIQAGANVIQTNTYGANRVKLARYDLENKVKEINRAAVQIAKRSIGKSNEHYILGTIGGIRGVRKSIAELEEIKGAFIEQLDALLEANVDGILLETYYDIEELYTVLQEVRKRTTKPVVAQVSMHEVGVLQDGTPLHEAFSKLEQLGANVIGTNCRLGPYHTIKSLEQVPLPNNAYLSAYPNASLPDLVDGRLIYESDAEYFAEAAISMREQGVRLLGGCCGTTPKHIEAMRKAINGLTPIDEKRVKERKPISVSKPTVAAEPHLHEMVQSRRTVIVELDSPKHLDTDTFFKGAQALQQAGVDVITLADNSLATPRISNVAVASILKEKYNIRPLVHITCRDRNIIGLQSHIMGIHTLGINQVLAVTGDPTKVGNFPGATSVYDVSSFELIQMIKQFNNGQSISGTSLKLQTNFGVSAAFNPNVRHLEPTVKRLEKKIAFGADSFISQPVFSQEQIIQIYKATKHLQVPIFLGIMPLTNYRNAQFLHHEVPGIKLADDILHRMKSCGDDREICSAEGVKIAQELIDTAMEYFKGIYLITPFLRYDMTVALTNYIRKKDGVRERKVHHVL
- the metH gene encoding methionine synthase, whose amino-acid sequence is MCFERFQQEINKRILIIDGAMGTMLQEANLTAEDFGGEELDGCNEHLNITAPHVIDWVHRSYLEAGADIIETNTFGGTPLVLNEYQLGHKAYDINKIAAEIAKKAAEDFSTTDKPRFVAGSMGPTTKTLSVTGGTTFSELVNEYETQAKGLIDGGCDLLLLETCQDMLNVKAAFFGINNAFTLTNKTLPLMVSVTIEPMGTTLAGQNIEAFYLSLEHMQPVSIGLNCATGPEFMTDHLRTLSQLSQTAVSCYPNAGLPDEEGQYHESPQSLARKIAGFAKNGWLNIIGGCCGTTPEHIRAIAKEVEGLKPRSVQEGNHQHTVAGIEPLIYDDSMRPLLVGERTNVIGSRKFKNLIADGKFEEAAEVGRAQVKGGAHVVDICLADPDREELDDMEQFIQEVVKKVKVPLVIDSTDEAVIEKALSYSQGKVIINSINLEDGEERFEKVVPLIHRYGAAVVVGTIDEIGMAVTRERKLEVAKRSYDLLVNKYKLKPENIIFDPLVFPVGTGDEQYIGSAKETVEGIRLIKEKLPHCLTMLGISNVSFGLPGVGREILNAVFLYHCTVAGLDYAIVNTQKLERFASIPQEEVTLAENLLFETTDDILAEFTAFYRGKKKEPKKAAINRSLPERLADYVIEGTKEGLIPDLEIALTKYDTPLDIINGPLMEGMAEVGRLFNDNQLIVAEVLQSAEVMKASVSFLEPYMETNDGAGHGKGKVLLATVKGDVHDIGKNLVEIILSNNGFQVVDLGIKVTPQQLISAIQQEQPDIIGLSGLLVKSAQQMVLTAQDMSQSNISIPILVGGAALSRKFTDRKIAPEYEGPVLYAKDAMDGLSIVNRLQDEDEKNKILSDVATKKEAYKQINTATKKETAVAVLEKIKSSVATNIPITLPNDLKRHVLKGYPIGHLEPYINMRMLLGHHLGLKGKVDQLIAEQDERALALKEVVDNLLLEAKTANLLRTAAVYQFFPAQSKDDDVIIYDPNDKTTILERFTFPRQRKKPYLCLADYIRSVDSGEMDYVGFFVVSAGFDVREKANMLKEKGEFLKSHAIQALALELAEGFAERIHQMMRDQWGFPDPADFTMQQRFAAKYQGQRFSFGYPACPNLDDQGKLFRLLKPDDIGISLTDGFMMEPEASVSAIVFSHPEAKYFNVIENN